Genomic segment of Acidimicrobiales bacterium:
CCTCGAAGGCGTTGGCCAGCACCACCAGGTCGCGCTCGGAGCCGGCAGGCCGGTCGAACACCATCCACTCGTTGGTGCCGTCGGTGCGGCGCAGCAGCCAGCTCGACAGGCCGTCGGCGAAGCGGCGAGCCGCCGAGAGGGGCTGGTCGACCACCGGCTTGCGGGTGATGTCGAGCTCGGTCGCCGGCGTCCACGTGGCCGGGTCGGACAGGGGCTCCAGGATCGTGCCGCTGCTGGCCACCCGTCGCTCGTGGATCGGCGGCCGCAGCGCACGGTCGATCTCGTCGAGCAGCATCGAGCGGAACGCCTCGTCGCCCTCGGGCTTCAGGCCGCTCTCCTCGAGCTCCTCGGCGAGGCGTCGCAACCGCCCGGCTCCGGTGCGGGGCTCAGCCATCAGCTCGGTGAGAGCTCCAGGGCCGCGGCGAGGCGGCGCCACTCGGCCAGGGGCTGGACGTCGGGGCGGTCCGTCGCCGGGGAGATGGCGACGTGGTCGGCGCCGGCCTCGAGGTGGGCGCGGACGTGGGCCGCGACGGCGGCGTCGTCGCCCCAGCAGACGAGCGAGTCGACCAGTGGGTCGGCCAGCGCCTCGATCTCCTCGTCGGTGAAGCCCATGCGGCGGAAGTTCGCCTGGTAGGTGGGGACGGTGCCGAGGAAGCCGAGCGGGCCGCGGGCGATGGACCGGGCCGTGGTGGCGTCGGACTCCAGGACGAGGATCTGCTCGACCGCCAGGGTGGTGTCGTCGGTGAGGCGGGCGCGGGCCTGCTCGGTGTAGCCGGTGGTCACCAGGACGGGGAGCGCCGCGGAGGACCGGTTGCGGGCGAGGTCGAGCATGCGCGGGCCGAGCGCCGCCATGAGGCGCCTCGACTTCGGGACGCCGTCGTCGTCCAGGCGGTCGAGGTAGGCGTTCAGCGTCGGGAGCGGCTGCGGTCCGTGGGCGCCACCGAGGCCGACGACGAAGCGGCCGGGGTGCTCGGCCTCGAGCTCCGCGTAGAGCGCGGCGATGTCGTCGGCCGGGAAGCGGTCGACCGAGAGGATCCCGGTGGCGACCCGGGCCCGCTTGGTGGCCCGCACGGCGGCGGCGACCTGGTCGAGGCTGGCGACCGGGCCACCCGACAGCCAGATCGTGTCGTAGCCCATCTCGTCCAGCTCGGCGATGGCGTCCAGGAGCTCCCCCTCACCTCCCTCACCGGGCCCGATCACCGCACCGAAGGTTCCGAGGTCGATCTTGGTCACGAAGGCAACCTAACGACGAAACGCGCTCCTGCGTGCGTGGGCTCGAGGGTCAGGGTGCCGCCGTGGGCGGTGACGATCTGCTGGGCGATGGCAAGTCCGAGGCCGGCGCCGCCCCGGTCGCGGGAACGGGCGTCGTCGCTGCGGAAGAAGCGCTCGAAGATGCTCTCCCGCCGCTCGGCCGGCACGCCGGGACCGTCGTCGGTGACCGTGACCTCCACGTGGGACCCGTTCTCCTGCACGGTGACGACGACCTCGCCCCGGCCGTGGCGCTCGGCGTTGTCGAGCAGGTTGTGGACCACCCGTGTGAGTGCGTCCGGGTCGGCGACCACCTGCACCGGGTGCACCGCGCCGGCGTCGATGCGCACCTTGCCCCGTACACGGAGCCGCCGGACGCCCTTGAGGACGAGGTCGTCGAGGTCCACCAGCTCGCGCTGCGGCCGGT
This window contains:
- a CDS encoding TIGR03620 family F420-dependent LLM class oxidoreductase, giving the protein MTKIDLGTFGAVIGPGEGGEGELLDAIAELDEMGYDTIWLSGGPVASLDQVAAAVRATKRARVATGILSVDRFPADDIAALYAELEAEHPGRFVVGLGGAHGPQPLPTLNAYLDRLDDDGVPKSRRLMAALGPRMLDLARNRSSAALPVLVTTGYTEQARARLTDDTTLAVEQILVLESDATTARSIARGPLGFLGTVPTYQANFRRMGFTDEEIEALADPLVDSLVCWGDDAAVAAHVRAHLEAGADHVAISPATDRPDVQPLAEWRRLAAALELSPS